Proteins co-encoded in one Flavobacterium fluviale genomic window:
- a CDS encoding DUF4142 domain-containing protein, with product MKKLLLAGKTILGAGLLILFLQSCKNETKQEDPKEVAEDANEAKFDSIDSKEDDSEFLVDQAEINLAEIEIGKLAQTKSTNAEVKKFGKMLVDEHTKSASEVSALAKAKNFTLPTSLTEEGQEEYNKLNEKTGVDFDKKFADMMIDGHEKAIKKLQDASKDAHDQDVKTWASNNIAGLTAHLEHAKLLKQNLDKK from the coding sequence ATGAAAAAGTTACTATTAGCCGGAAAAACAATTTTAGGAGCAGGATTACTTATTTTATTCCTACAATCTTGTAAAAATGAAACTAAACAAGAAGATCCAAAAGAAGTAGCAGAAGATGCAAATGAGGCTAAATTTGATTCTATTGACAGCAAAGAAGATGATTCTGAGTTCTTAGTAGATCAAGCAGAAATTAATCTAGCTGAAATCGAAATAGGGAAACTAGCACAAACTAAAAGTACTAATGCAGAGGTGAAAAAATTTGGTAAAATGCTTGTTGATGAGCACACTAAATCTGCTTCTGAAGTAAGTGCATTAGCAAAAGCTAAAAACTTTACTTTACCAACTTCTTTAACTGAAGAAGGTCAAGAAGAGTACAATAAATTAAACGAAAAAACAGGAGTTGATTTTGATAAAAAATTCGCAGACATGATGATCGATGGTCACGAAAAAGCGATTAAAAAACTTCAAGACGCTTCTAAAGATGCTCACGACCAAGATGTAAAAACTTGGGCATCAAACAATATTGCGGGTTTAACTGCACATTTAGAACATGCTAAATTGTTGAAACAAAACCTAGACAAAAAGTAA